The Flavobacterium sp. 123 genome contains a region encoding:
- a CDS encoding 3-oxoacyl-ACP synthase III family protein, translating to MYHSKISGLGFYVPSNVVTNDDLSKIIDTNDAWIQERTGIQERRHIIRGEDTTTTMGVKAAKIAIERSGIAKEDIDFVVFATLSPDYYFPGPGVLVQRDLGLKTVGALDVRNQCSGFVYALSVADQYIKTGMYKNVLVIGSELQSTGLDMTTRGRGVSVIFGDGAGAAVLSRETDLTKGILSTHLHSEGQHAEELIVKAPGMGGRWVTDILADNDPDDESYFPYMNGQFVFKNAVVRFTEVINEGLNANNLQVSDIDMLIPHQANLRISQFIQKKFGLTDDQVYNNVQKYGNTTAASIPIALTEAWEQGKIKSGDTVVLAAFGSGFTWGSVVIKW from the coding sequence ATGTACCATTCAAAAATCTCAGGATTAGGGTTTTATGTTCCTTCAAATGTTGTTACTAATGATGATTTATCTAAAATCATTGACACTAATGATGCTTGGATTCAAGAACGAACTGGAATTCAAGAACGTAGGCATATTATTAGAGGCGAAGACACCACAACTACAATGGGAGTTAAAGCAGCTAAAATTGCGATAGAACGTTCCGGAATTGCTAAAGAAGATATTGATTTTGTTGTTTTTGCTACATTAAGTCCTGATTATTATTTTCCAGGACCAGGAGTTTTAGTACAACGGGATTTAGGTCTGAAAACTGTTGGGGCTTTAGATGTCAGAAATCAATGTTCTGGGTTTGTTTATGCCTTATCGGTTGCAGATCAATATATCAAAACAGGTATGTATAAGAATGTTTTGGTAATTGGATCTGAATTACAATCAACAGGATTAGATATGACAACTCGTGGTAGAGGTGTTTCAGTGATTTTTGGTGATGGAGCAGGAGCTGCAGTATTAAGTAGAGAAACGGATCTGACCAAAGGAATTTTGTCTACACATTTGCATTCTGAAGGGCAACATGCCGAAGAATTAATTGTGAAAGCACCTGGAATGGGAGGACGTTGGGTTACTGATATTTTAGCGGATAATGACCCAGATGACGAAAGTTATTTTCCTTATATGAATGGACAATTTGTGTTTAAGAACGCAGTAGTCCGTTTTACAGAAGTAATTAATGAAGGATTAAATGCTAATAATTTACAGGTTTCAGATATTGATATGTTGATTCCACACCAAGCGAATTTGAGAATTTCACAATTCATTCAGAAAAAATTCGGATTAACTGATGACCAAGTGTATAACAATGTGCAGAAATATGGAAATACAACTGCTGCGTCTATTCCAATTGCTTTAACAGAAGCCTGGGAGCAAGGTAAAATTAAGTCTGGCGACACGGTTGTTTTAGCAGCATTTGGTAGCGGATTTACTTGGGGTAGTGTTGTTATAAAATGGTAA
- a CDS encoding ABC transporter ATP-binding protein, giving the protein MLELKNISFTYIDNVVIEDVSFVIKKGENIALIGESGCGKSTLLKLIYGLYDLDKGVISYKDKIILGPKYNLIPGEDYIKYLAQDFDLMPYISVEENVGKFLSNIYRDKKKARVQELLEMVEMTEFAKVKAKYLSGGQQQRVALARVLALEPEILLLDEPFSQIDTFRKNALRRNLFRYLKEKQITCIIATHDSTDALSFSDETIVMKDGKILAKNAPKELFKNPSDRYVASLFGEINELKLSQLNSAEQEDKTILVYPHQLKANENGVLNVIVKQSYFKGTHYLIESVFENTVLFFENASDLEPETKISLSLQI; this is encoded by the coding sequence ATGCTTGAATTAAAAAATATTTCCTTCACATACATAGATAATGTCGTTATTGAAGATGTTAGTTTTGTTATTAAAAAAGGTGAAAACATTGCTTTAATTGGCGAAAGCGGATGTGGAAAAAGTACTCTTTTGAAATTAATTTATGGATTATATGATCTTGATAAAGGAGTCATTAGTTATAAGGATAAGATTATTTTAGGGCCTAAATACAATTTAATTCCCGGAGAAGATTACATAAAATATTTAGCTCAGGATTTTGATTTGATGCCGTACATTTCTGTGGAAGAAAATGTAGGTAAATTTTTGTCGAATATTTATAGAGATAAAAAAAAGGCACGAGTTCAGGAACTTTTGGAAATGGTTGAAATGACTGAATTTGCAAAAGTAAAAGCTAAATATTTGAGTGGTGGACAACAACAGCGAGTTGCATTAGCAAGAGTTTTAGCTTTAGAACCAGAAATACTGTTGTTAGACGAACCGTTTAGCCAGATTGATACTTTTCGTAAGAATGCTTTGCGCAGAAATTTATTTCGATATTTAAAAGAAAAACAAATAACCTGTATTATAGCCACACATGATAGTACGGATGCTTTGTCCTTTTCGGACGAAACAATTGTTATGAAAGACGGAAAAATTTTGGCTAAAAATGCTCCAAAAGAATTATTTAAAAATCCTTCTGATAGATATGTTGCTTCCCTTTTTGGCGAAATAAATGAATTGAAATTGTCACAATTGAATAGTGCTGAACAAGAAGACAAAACCATTTTAGTTTATCCGCATCAATTGAAAGCAAATGAAAATGGAGTTTTAAACGTAATAGTAAAGCAATCCTATTTTAAAGGAACGCATTATTTAATAGAATCTGTTTTTGAAAACACGGTTTTATTTTTCGAAAATGCTTCTGATTTGGAGCCTGAAACCAAAATTAGTTTGTCCTTACAAATCTAA
- the argS gene encoding arginine--tRNA ligase, which yields MNLQEILIPNIKKAVLELFDVTIDKVEFQVTRKEFEGDTTMVIFPLLKIIKSNPVELGNKIGNYLVENVAEVARFNVVSGFLNIVISDTYYFNFFSKIKDDTRFGFVTPNPNDKAVMVEYSSPNTNKPLHLGHVRNNLLGYSVAEIIKASGKKVYKTQIINDRGIHICKSMLAWQKFGNGQTPESTGQKGDKLVGNYYVAFDKAYKEEINQLVSEGKSEEEAKKQAPIILEAQEMLLKWEAGDEAVIALWKMMNQWVYDGFAITYKNLGVDFDCFYYESNTYLLGKDVVQIGLEKGIFEKDPDGSVWIDLTDEGLDRKIVLRSDGTAVYMTQDIGTAIQRVKDYPDVGGMVYTVGNEQDYHFKVLFLILKKLGFDWASSLYHLSYGMVDLPSGKMKSREGTVVDADDLMQEMTDTAQKIAEDLGKLDSYSAEEKETLYNTIGLGALKYYILKVDPKKRILFNPEESVDFAGNTGPFIQYTYARIQSIIRKANFDYALLLNYDEMTLHEKEKELLKQIELFPEVIQNAAQNHSPALLANFTYDLVKEYNSFYQAVPILGEENLNKKIFRVQLSKKVADTIAASFGLLGINVPERM from the coding sequence ATGAATCTTCAAGAAATTCTTATTCCTAATATAAAAAAAGCGGTTCTCGAATTATTCGATGTAACAATAGATAAAGTTGAATTCCAAGTTACACGCAAGGAATTTGAGGGAGATACTACGATGGTAATTTTCCCTTTACTTAAAATTATCAAAAGTAATCCAGTAGAATTAGGAAATAAAATTGGAAATTATTTAGTTGAAAATGTAGCTGAAGTAGCTCGTTTTAATGTTGTTTCTGGTTTTCTTAATATTGTTATTTCGGATACCTATTATTTTAATTTTTTTAGCAAAATTAAAGATGATACCCGTTTTGGATTTGTTACGCCTAACCCAAATGATAAGGCAGTTATGGTTGAATATTCTTCTCCAAACACAAATAAGCCGTTGCATTTAGGTCACGTTCGTAATAATTTGTTAGGATATTCAGTTGCTGAAATTATTAAAGCTTCTGGTAAGAAAGTATATAAAACCCAAATTATAAACGACCGAGGAATCCATATTTGCAAGTCAATGTTAGCTTGGCAAAAATTTGGTAACGGACAAACTCCAGAATCAACAGGTCAAAAAGGGGATAAACTAGTTGGGAATTATTATGTAGCTTTTGACAAAGCCTATAAAGAGGAAATAAATCAATTAGTTTCTGAAGGAAAATCAGAAGAAGAGGCTAAAAAACAAGCACCAATTATTTTAGAAGCTCAAGAAATGCTGTTAAAATGGGAAGCGGGTGATGAAGCCGTTATTGCTCTTTGGAAAATGATGAACCAATGGGTTTATGATGGTTTTGCAATAACCTATAAAAATTTAGGAGTTGATTTTGACTGTTTTTATTATGAAAGCAACACTTATTTGTTAGGTAAAGATGTAGTTCAAATTGGATTAGAAAAAGGTATTTTTGAAAAAGATCCTGATGGTTCTGTTTGGATTGATTTGACGGACGAGGGCTTAGATCGTAAAATTGTATTGCGTTCAGATGGAACTGCAGTTTATATGACTCAGGATATTGGAACTGCAATTCAGCGTGTAAAAGATTATCCTGATGTAGGAGGAATGGTTTATACAGTTGGGAATGAGCAAGATTACCACTTTAAAGTATTGTTTTTAATTCTGAAAAAATTAGGTTTTGACTGGGCTTCTAGCTTATATCATTTATCATACGGAATGGTTGATTTGCCTTCTGGGAAAATGAAAAGCCGTGAAGGAACTGTTGTTGATGCCGATGATTTAATGCAAGAAATGACAGATACTGCTCAAAAAATTGCTGAAGATTTAGGTAAATTAGATAGTTATTCTGCCGAAGAAAAAGAAACTTTGTACAACACTATAGGTCTCGGTGCTTTGAAATATTATATTCTTAAAGTAGATCCAAAAAAACGAATTCTTTTTAATCCTGAGGAATCTGTTGATTTTGCTGGAAATACAGGGCCTTTTATTCAGTATACTTATGCCAGAATTCAATCCATTATTCGTAAAGCTAATTTTGATTATGCGCTATTATTGAACTATGATGAGATGACACTTCACGAAAAAGAAAAAGAGTTATTGAAACAAATTGAATTGTTCCCTGAAGTTATACAAAATGCAGCTCAAAATCATAGTCCTGCTCTATTGGCAAATTTTACCTATGATTTGGTTAAAGAATACAACTCGTTTTATCAAGCTGTACCTATCCTTGGAGAAGAAAATTTAAACAAAAAAATATTTAGAGTTCAACTGTCTAAAAAAGTTGCAGATACTATTGCTGCTTCATTTGGATTATTAGGGATTAATGTTCCAGAGAGAATGTAA
- a CDS encoding lipocalin family protein, translated as MKKIILLIALSVMLFACKTTSITGTNTDRQAQVAMKGNWVISAVTYPGSQYIKVNSFQIADSGCFEGSTWNFISNNNKGNMALTKPSCAAFSSPITWFINKEGQFVLKVLDADIKAKKVREGYVLAVANQTATSFQLIDRIDVGGKMTDVVYQFQKVN; from the coding sequence ATGAAAAAAATCATTTTATTAATCGCATTATCTGTGATGCTTTTTGCTTGTAAAACGACCTCCATTACAGGCACTAATACAGATAGACAGGCTCAAGTAGCCATGAAGGGTAATTGGGTAATAAGCGCTGTGACTTATCCAGGCTCACAGTACATCAAAGTAAATTCATTTCAAATTGCTGATTCTGGTTGTTTTGAAGGGAGTACTTGGAATTTCATTTCAAATAATAACAAAGGAAATATGGCGTTGACAAAACCGAGTTGTGCAGCATTTAGCTCACCAATTACTTGGTTTATTAACAAAGAAGGACAATTTGTACTGAAAGTTCTTGACGCTGATATTAAAGCTAAAAAAGTTAGAGAAGGTTATGTGCTTGCAGTTGCGAATCAAACAGCTACTTCTTTTCAGCTGATTGATAGAATTGATGTGGGAGGAAAAATGACCGATGTGGTGTATCAGTTTCAAAAAGTTAATTAA
- a CDS encoding OmpA family protein — translation MKNISIIAIALLMLIGSIFTGCESMKNANNTQKGAGIGAVSGALIGGILGNNLGKGGKGALGAVLGGAVGGVVGGVIGNKMDKQAREIDAVLPGAEVVRVGEGIKLVLNENAVRFDTNKSTLTATAKANLDKLIPVFQEYPDTNITIYGYTDSTGSAEYNLKLSGERAASVRNYLVKKGLVSSRFSETGLGIADPIATNDTAEGRSQNRRVEFAITANEKMIQDAKSEVKN, via the coding sequence ATGAAAAATATTTCAATAATTGCAATAGCATTATTAATGCTTATTGGATCAATATTCACAGGTTGTGAATCTATGAAAAATGCTAATAATACTCAAAAAGGCGCAGGAATAGGCGCGGTAAGTGGTGCGCTTATAGGTGGAATTCTAGGAAATAATCTTGGAAAAGGCGGAAAAGGAGCTCTTGGTGCAGTTTTAGGTGGTGCCGTAGGTGGTGTTGTTGGAGGTGTTATTGGGAACAAAATGGACAAACAAGCCCGAGAAATTGACGCTGTTCTTCCGGGTGCTGAAGTAGTGCGTGTAGGTGAAGGAATTAAACTAGTTTTGAATGAAAATGCAGTACGTTTCGATACTAATAAATCAACTTTGACTGCAACAGCCAAAGCGAATTTAGATAAACTAATTCCTGTTTTTCAAGAATATCCAGATACAAATATTACTATTTATGGATATACTGATAGCACTGGTTCTGCTGAATATAATTTGAAACTTTCAGGCGAACGTGCCGCATCCGTTCGAAATTATTTAGTTAAGAAAGGATTGGTTTCTTCTAGATTTAGCGAAACAGGTTTAGGTATTGCAGATCCAATTGCAACGAATGATACTGCTGAAGGCAGAAGTCAAAATCGTCGTGTGGAATTTGCTATTACTGCAAATGAAAAAATGATACAAGATGCAAAAAGTGAGGTCAAAAACTAA
- a CDS encoding T9SS type B sorting domain-containing protein has protein sequence MKKILIVLLLAFTVKNYSQGITVNTTYTVDQLINNILINSPCVTISNVNYKTGAQFGSTNGIGYFENTNDTFPFSSGVVLTTGDATKTPSPNSTILSDGNTAWGGDTDLETNLLSQSGIAINSINASFIEFDFQPKTSNFNFSFLFASEEYGTAQCNFSDAFAFLLKDVTTGSPTQNLAVIPATNLPISVETIRDSAYNSDCPSANPKLFGSFNGTGFGPAINFNGQTVEMVASATGLDTSHTYHIKIVIADGNDNVEYDSAIFLKANSFNLGQNVLGPDYSIENNTAICPGDPLPILTTAGLDPLTTTFVWKKNGVAFSPAETSSTLDLNRVAASIGPGIHTFSVTYILPGCSGITDEITIEIYPKIGAITTVPDIYTCDIGLPTYSFDLTKNTSIIMAGANPATNTAGLLDDLPQGTTITYYSSEIDAKNNSNPLSNPYIISSSDSSKTIWIRIQSPASPCYETRSFQLFIVPPPTIMTTPNDLNACARNTTESPPKANFDLTDNINQILGNQDPSYNLISFHPSQTDANNNTNKLFPNSSNILLSSTRTIWVRLANSSDSSCFATVSFTLTVIPIPEVDILEDVFVCDYYILPPLSKAGAEYWTGPNGTGIQHYAGDKIDTSTTIYVFNQSTNGGCSNEDSFKVTIVNDLDSLTPKSETYCTEYKLPILSYGKYFTKSGGTNTLIEIAPGTLITNTQTFYILYVDTTKTPACETQKELKITIIPFEPLTNFEDQFDCNSYILPSLTSGEYRNAASRGGDKIPPGTIISATQTIYVYKQSGTSPLNCTSEKQFTVFIGLASINPPVDTESCSSYILPDLAFGEYRTAPAGGGSLVPEGTVLNETTQLWFYIPGQICTNDISFTITIKIKPLPVFENSTHCDIYYLPTVAHTGNYYTGPLGTGIIRKVGYPITKTQTLYFYDKATSGPCYVQAKFVITIYKSAPVDAKPREVIKCGSSYILDDLKKGEYYEFPGGPSPTNPILRPGTVLTSSKTIYVYAAPTLPNYCVSEYSIGINITLVNKISDIYSCDSYTLPPIIGQGDYYTASGGPHGTGTKITPPYTTPITTSTTLYVYAEDSSRVSCSDEDTFNITIYNSPNIASITPITTCTGYELPPYTSPISRYFTKSGGPGNGNVEKFPGDIITSSTTIYAYAETGTSTTKICTDEKPINITILPKLAPIFDVPPICTDFITGEITNSVIISGYSLPRYAVEWKKEDGTIVSTLDYLSTNEAGNYTLTVTDLLISGCVSDPIPFTVIQSSKPDSVSFTTSGWFTDSQTIVVNAVPNFGNGNNFLYSLDSNTPQTSNTFTNVSAGTHEITISDANGCSSVLKITLKTIYAPKYFSPNGDGFNETWNIMGLGVQDNPKLYIFDRYGKFLKQLQPDGPGWDGIYNGQPLPASDYWFTLTYQENGVSKEYKSHFSLIR, from the coding sequence ATGAAAAAAATCCTAATTGTTTTATTATTAGCATTTACAGTTAAAAACTATTCGCAAGGAATAACAGTAAATACTACATATACAGTAGATCAATTGATAAATAACATATTGATTAACTCTCCTTGTGTAACAATTAGTAATGTAAATTATAAAACAGGAGCACAATTTGGCTCTACAAATGGAATTGGTTATTTTGAAAATACTAATGATACCTTTCCTTTTTCAAGTGGGGTAGTTTTGACAACTGGTGACGCAACAAAAACTCCCAGCCCAAATTCCACAATATTAAGTGATGGAAATACCGCATGGGGTGGTGATACTGATTTAGAAACTAATTTACTTTCTCAATCTGGAATAGCAATTAACTCTATAAATGCAAGTTTTATAGAATTTGATTTCCAACCAAAAACATCAAATTTCAACTTCTCTTTTTTGTTCGCCTCCGAAGAATATGGTACTGCGCAATGCAATTTTTCAGACGCATTTGCATTCCTTTTGAAAGATGTTACAACGGGAAGTCCAACTCAAAACTTAGCCGTCATTCCCGCTACAAACTTACCCATCTCTGTAGAAACCATTAGAGATAGTGCTTACAATTCAGACTGCCCTTCAGCAAATCCAAAACTTTTTGGATCATTTAACGGTACTGGTTTTGGTCCTGCAATCAATTTTAATGGGCAAACTGTTGAAATGGTGGCCTCTGCAACTGGATTAGACACCAGTCACACCTACCATATAAAAATAGTTATTGCGGACGGAAATGACAATGTTGAATACGACTCCGCTATATTCTTAAAAGCTAATAGTTTTAATTTAGGCCAAAATGTTCTTGGACCTGACTATTCTATTGAAAATAATACAGCTATCTGCCCTGGAGATCCATTACCCATATTAACAACAGCAGGTTTAGATCCTTTGACAACTACTTTTGTATGGAAAAAAAACGGAGTAGCTTTTTCTCCAGCCGAAACTAGTTCAACATTAGACTTAAACCGCGTAGCTGCTTCAATTGGTCCAGGAATACACACTTTTAGCGTCACTTATATTCTTCCAGGTTGTTCAGGAATTACGGATGAAATTACAATAGAAATTTATCCTAAAATTGGCGCCATTACAACTGTACCTGATATTTACACCTGCGACATTGGTTTACCAACTTATAGTTTTGATTTAACAAAAAACACCTCCATTATAATGGCAGGGGCCAATCCAGCAACTAATACAGCTGGACTTTTAGATGATTTACCTCAAGGCACTACAATTACGTATTATTCATCCGAAATAGATGCAAAAAACAACAGTAATCCTTTAAGTAATCCGTACATTATTTCAAGTTCTGATTCCAGTAAGACTATTTGGATACGCATTCAAAGTCCCGCTTCACCATGTTATGAAACAAGATCATTTCAATTGTTTATTGTTCCACCACCTACAATAATGACAACGCCTAACGATTTAAATGCGTGCGCTAGAAATACGACGGAATCACCTCCAAAAGCAAATTTTGACTTAACAGATAACATCAATCAAATTTTAGGAAATCAAGATCCTTCCTATAATTTAATTAGTTTTCATCCCTCACAAACGGATGCAAATAATAACACCAATAAATTATTTCCAAATTCAAGTAATATTCTACTATCTTCTACTAGAACAATATGGGTACGATTAGCAAATAGTTCCGATAGCAGCTGTTTTGCGACGGTATCTTTTACCCTTACGGTTATTCCTATACCCGAAGTTGATATTTTAGAAGATGTTTTTGTGTGCGATTATTATATCCTGCCTCCATTATCAAAAGCGGGAGCTGAATATTGGACTGGACCAAATGGCACAGGAATCCAACATTATGCTGGAGATAAAATCGACACTTCAACTACTATATATGTTTTTAATCAATCAACAAATGGTGGATGTTCAAATGAAGATTCTTTCAAGGTTACTATTGTTAATGATTTAGATAGTCTCACACCTAAATCAGAAACATATTGTACGGAATATAAGCTTCCCATATTATCTTATGGAAAATATTTCACAAAAAGTGGTGGAACTAATACTCTAATAGAAATAGCTCCTGGAACTTTAATAACAAATACACAAACATTTTACATTTTGTATGTAGATACTACAAAAACTCCTGCCTGCGAAACTCAAAAGGAATTAAAAATCACTATAATCCCTTTTGAACCCTTAACTAACTTTGAAGATCAATTTGATTGTAATTCATATATTCTACCTAGCCTAACTTCTGGAGAATACAGAAACGCAGCTTCACGTGGTGGTGATAAAATACCACCCGGAACAATAATTTCAGCAACACAAACAATCTACGTTTACAAACAAAGTGGAACTAGTCCACTAAATTGTACTTCTGAAAAACAATTCACAGTTTTTATTGGACTTGCAAGCATTAATCCTCCTGTAGATACAGAATCGTGTTCATCTTATATTCTTCCTGATTTAGCTTTTGGAGAATACAGAACAGCTCCTGCTGGTGGAGGATCTTTAGTTCCTGAAGGGACAGTACTTAATGAAACAACTCAACTTTGGTTTTATATCCCAGGACAGATTTGCACCAATGACATATCGTTTACCATAACTATAAAAATCAAACCACTTCCTGTATTTGAAAACTCAACTCATTGCGATATTTATTATTTACCAACTGTAGCACACACTGGTAATTATTACACTGGTCCTTTAGGAACTGGCATAATACGAAAAGTTGGATATCCAATAACCAAAACACAAACTCTTTATTTTTATGACAAAGCCACTTCTGGTCCCTGTTACGTTCAAGCGAAATTTGTAATTACCATTTATAAATCCGCTCCTGTTGATGCTAAACCAAGAGAAGTTATTAAATGTGGCTCAAGTTATATATTAGATGATTTAAAAAAAGGAGAGTATTATGAGTTTCCAGGGGGCCCATCTCCTACTAATCCAATCCTTCGACCAGGGACAGTTTTGACATCATCAAAAACAATCTATGTATATGCAGCTCCTACTCTTCCTAACTACTGCGTATCAGAATACAGCATAGGTATAAACATCACTCTTGTCAATAAAATAAGTGACATCTATAGTTGCGACAGTTATACTTTACCTCCAATAATAGGTCAAGGTGATTATTATACAGCCTCAGGTGGACCACATGGCACTGGCACTAAAATAACCCCTCCTTATACAACCCCAATAACTACATCTACAACACTATATGTTTATGCCGAAGACAGTAGCAGAGTTAGCTGCAGTGATGAAGACACTTTTAATATAACTATATATAATTCCCCAAACATAGCATCCATTACACCAATAACCACCTGTACTGGTTATGAATTACCGCCATACACTTCACCGATAAGTCGTTATTTCACAAAATCTGGTGGTCCTGGAAATGGTAATGTTGAAAAATTCCCTGGAGATATAATAACATCTTCAACAACTATTTATGCCTATGCCGAAACAGGAACCTCAACAACTAAAATATGTACAGATGAAAAACCAATAAATATAACAATTCTTCCAAAACTAGCTCCAATATTTGATGTACCTCCTATTTGTACTGATTTCATAACAGGTGAAATTACAAATTCAGTAATTATTAGCGGTTATAGCCTTCCTCGATATGCAGTTGAGTGGAAAAAAGAAGACGGAACAATTGTAAGTACTTTAGATTATTTATCTACAAATGAGGCTGGAAATTACACCTTAACCGTTACTGATTTATTAATATCGGGATGTGTTTCTGATCCAATACCTTTTACAGTTATTCAATCTTCTAAACCTGATTCAGTAAGTTTTACAACCAGTGGCTGGTTTACTGATAGTCAAACTATTGTAGTTAATGCAGTACCAAATTTTGGCAACGGAAATAATTTCCTTTATTCATTGGATTCAAATACACCTCAAACTAGCAATACGTTTACCAATGTTAGCGCTGGAACTCACGAAATAACAATTAGTGATGCTAATGGTTGTAGTTCTGTTCTGAAAATAACACTAAAAACTATATATGCTCCAAAGTATTTTAGTCCAAATGGTGATGGGTTTAATGAAACATGGAATATAATGGGTCTTGGAGTTCAGGATAATCCTAAATTATATATTTTTGATCGGTATGGCAAATTTTTAAAACAACTTCAACCAGATGGACCAGGTTGGGACGGAATATATAATGGCCAACCATTGCCTGCGTCTGATTATTGGTTTACCTTAACTTATCAAGAAAATGGTGTTAGTAAAGAGTATAAATCTCACTTTTCTTTGATTCGATAA
- a CDS encoding DUF4382 domain-containing protein, whose product MKKITILVVLAMMIVSCTQDSNSSGNVTLKASAVATTGKTSLTARSATPTPIVVITDFKVNIGKIKFETDEEDDRHEQDSIHEDLKLVGPFLLDLLNDNTTLSQTIASVEIPNAKYEEIKFKFEPSTVAGEMLGKSFLIKGTINGTEFVVSSSEEADLKMDFLDASKDFTVNGTDLTLNIKIQLDAVIARITALAGQGLLTDTDGDGVIEISTLLGDDEHHDFGEEIKHLLENETHLDDKD is encoded by the coding sequence ATGAAGAAAATCACAATTTTAGTCGTATTGGCCATGATGATAGTTTCTTGCACACAAGATTCTAATTCAAGTGGCAATGTTACATTGAAAGCATCGGCTGTAGCCACAACTGGAAAAACATCATTGACAGCGCGTTCAGCAACACCAACACCAATTGTTGTTATTACTGATTTTAAAGTGAATATTGGCAAAATTAAATTTGAAACGGATGAAGAAGATGACAGACATGAACAGGACTCTATTCATGAAGATTTAAAACTTGTAGGGCCATTTTTATTGGACTTATTGAATGACAATACTACGTTAAGCCAAACAATTGCTTCGGTAGAAATTCCAAATGCGAAATATGAAGAAATTAAATTCAAATTTGAACCAAGTACTGTAGCTGGCGAAATGTTAGGAAAGAGTTTCTTAATTAAAGGAACTATTAATGGAACTGAATTTGTTGTTTCTAGTAGTGAAGAAGCAGATTTGAAAATGGATTTTTTAGATGCATCAAAGGATTTTACAGTTAATGGAACCGATTTGACTCTAAATATAAAAATTCAATTAGATGCTGTTATTGCCAGAATAACTGCTCTTGCAGGTCAAGGACTACTGACTGATACAGATGGAGATGGCGTTATAGAAATTAGTACGCTACTTGGTGATGATGAACATCATGATTTTGGTGAAGAAATAAAGCATTTGTTAGAAAATGAAACCCATTTAGACGACAAAGACTAA